From the genome of Vairimorpha necatrix chromosome 8, complete sequence:
aatctacAAGAAAGAGCATTACatacatttaataaaaattttattatttctaattatCCTCTACTTCCAACAAACGATGTGTCCAATGGATTTTTTCTCTTATCAGAATACATCAGTTCACTATATAATTGTATAACATGCCATGGGCAAAATTCCTTCATCCTCACATcaataaatctataaacaagctttttaatctttttaatttcattagCATCTTCAAAGGaagaataaaaacttaaatcAAAGATCAGATCATAACTATGATACGCTAAAAATTCAAAGAGATGACCAATAGGtctcaattttattttagccGGCTGATTTGtcagaaattttattacaaatattttaaaataataccttaaattttgaacGTACACatgttttttcatattcttagttagatttataattttaataatatcttTGTGTGATGTCAAAGCATCAAACACAACATCTAgtgattttaatatattttcccAATTAATTACGttataaatgatttttttaggcTCGAATAGAAAATGTTCATAACATTCAAATATTTGCGTATTATCGAAATTATCATACCataatttatagtttttaacagtaacatttttatattttgtatcAAAAGGTAAAACGAATTGTTTCCTGTCAAAacttgcatttttataaatcaattCATTGTTGTTATTTTGTGGACCAATAGCATTTAACGATCTTCCAATGAAATTGTAAGAATTACTTAATAacgaattaaaaaacaaaaacattataaGGATGacaaatttatcatttaaatttcaactattaagaaaattccgtatgaattttataaataaattgtattttcttgactttataaataagaaatatttatgaaaGTCAATTAGTGACATGTAACAACGAAGCGTATAAAATTACAtcatataaacaaaacgaagattttattaagtttaattattttgtaatgGTAGAACTTCATTATTCAGAAATTGGATTTGTAATGGTAAAGAAAATCttcttattaattttgaatttttaatgttttactGTAAACAGTTTAGTGTTCTTGGGGCATTATCGAATTGCCTATGCAtgacatataaaaatttaaaagtgTCAAAAATGAGCGCAAAAAAAGATGCAAAAGATAACTAgaataatttatcattattggcattataaatctagaatacttgtaaaataatttacttTGCTAAACATTATCgtaaatattaattcgaattgattttttaaaatattttagtcGATGAAATATTGTGCTCAGTTATAGTCAAgttaaaattgttttttgaaTTGTGATTAGATCACAtgtgaattttatttaacacttgttctaaaattttgtaatgGGTTTCCTTACttctatttattatttatttggttTTAGTACTTTGAGcttaatgataaaataaatctgcttttaaataaaaatataacttatataatattttcaaataaaaacttattttatattcatgttaaatttaataattttaattcgAAGTAGAGCAGTTATCTAGCTATTCATAATTTTCAAACATCtatttctgttttaaataaactAATTATTTTCTCATGCAGTTATTTCtctatttaaatttgttcTGTCTTCTATCAACCAACGTCATACATTGTGTAGTATTTTCGGTTGTTAGAGACCAAATAGGCTACAATTTAGACATTACGTCTACACTTCTCCCATGTTTTTCGTTTATTTGTGTAATTTAAATCGTTTGCACgtgtttataaaatttcttttcaatttttgacataaaaaaaatatctataagtgataaaaaaaagtcaaATCTGGcgctaaaaaattttccatttacttaattgttttttttattctatttggtcaaaaaaaaatttcaaattatttttaaaacagatATAACACTTAATTTGTATTATAAtcatttaatttgtttatgaAAAGAGTTAATATGCATATCGTAGCCTATCAAAAAGAGCAAATCATCTTTCGACAAGTGAACGTATTTGATTGGCTACTGTAAccttttaaaatcatttccAAAAGAGGGCATGGAAAATCCAAGTAAACTGTTTGACAATgcattttatatgtaagGGGACCAATTgttctataaaattaataaaataatatataaacaatttatgtaagctatgtatttttataatatatgtGAAAccataataaaaactagCCAATCATCTTTCGACAAATGGACGGATTTGATTAGCAACTAATTATGTAAAATCATTtcagaagaaaaaatatttgccaaataaaacattaatatttatagataaatgttttaatcATTCAAACTGGcctaaatatttatctttatttgcAGTCTCGTTGTATTATTCCACAGCTAATGATTTTACAAAACATTTTGTCTGACaatctataaatttatccagctttttacatatattGATAATTTCTTCATCATGTCctaaatttatttcctTCACGTGTATAAAGTTTTGACCATCAACATGTTTTTCGATATCATTGTCTATGAGTACGCATTGTTCtaattttacattaaaGTGCTTAGAAACTacttctaaattttttatattattttttgctTTATCTTTTCAGTAATAATACCCTCTTCACATTCCTCTTGTCCAAAATAGCCTAGATGAAAATTATACCCAATCTCTTCCAAGTAAGGAATCAtctttttgatattatgTTTCATAGATGTAGACCAAAATAcataattaatattgtgtatctctaaaaatttaactaGTAAATCTGTAAGTGGTCTTTTCAACAAAATATGATTATTACAACTGTAGGTATTGTTTTTCTGATTGTCAGTTAAACTGtctaaaacatatttatcagttttttttatcttagAAATTAACGTATcatttatatcaaaaactAGTAGAAATCCTTCCATGGGTAAAATATTtccaaatttaaaaaaaaactaactaaagaataaatttagacACCAAAAAACGAAATGGcaatttcataaatattaCACGTTTTCTGAATATATATTCTGTCAGGGGACAAGCCCAGGTGCATACTGAGACTTGTCCTGCCCAAGGAATGAAGTGTGTTTTGACAGATCTTTGGAGAGACCAACACATTAATTGAGAAATGACAGGAAAATATGAAACGGCCTAGTTATGTAATTAGGGCCCAATTTGCCATGTTTGGTCAATTGTACTTTTGTTGCCAAACATGTCAAAACTGTCATtctcaaatatttaagCAAAGTCACCCCTGAGGGGATGAAACTAAGGAAGGAAAAGGAGATGGAAAACTCCACATCACCAAaccacaaaaaaataaaagatttattgagttaattttcaattatgtTTAGATATTCATAGCACAGCTTTCCCCGGTATCGCTCATGGGATTCAGCTCTTCACAGACTTTGGTTTCTGTGgaattattaatgttttccAACTTCACTTTAGCAGCTTCATTCCCCTTTGCCGACACCACTTCTTTAACAGTCGCCATATTCGCTAGTGCGCTTACAGCTCTAGCCACTTCTTCTTCTCCTGCATCCTCCTGATCGTATCCTCGTCGTCGTTCCAAAGAGATGGACTCTAGAGTCTTCTTCATCACAATAGACTGGATATATGCTTCCAGGTAGGGTTGGATTTCTAGCTCCCTGATGTACTTTCTGTGATATTTGGTCACCACTCCATCCCATGTCATTACATAAGGAACTATTCTTGTCCGGGATTTATGTATTAGTCCCAGTTCATTTGCAAGAAggtcatattttcttagtttTTCATTCTCAACTATAGTAAGTCGATCCTGGTTCGTTATACCAACTTCAACTATTAAAATTCctttcttcttcttgtcAAACACAAGAATATCAGGCTTATTATGGGTTACCTTTATATAAGTGGATATTCTCGTATCTACTCTTATTTCTGCACGATCATTTTCCATGATCTCTTGTACTGAGTGTCCACGtattttctttgtcttcttaaacccatatttaatacataGTAAGAGATGAATGCATCTAACTACCTCGTTGTgtcttttcatataatcaaaacCCAACATTCGATCACACTTGGTAGCTAAATGATCCACGGTCTTCCTATGAGATCCACAATGGGGACATTTTCCCTCTTGTCCACAGAAGATATTTCTATCCTGTAGGAAGCAGTAAATTGCTTCGGATCTAGCCTGATTGTTTCCTTTAACCAGCCAGGTAGAAGAGTCCCTAATGCTTACTAAATCATTGTCCCTAGCTTTAAACAACTTTCCATGGTTTGTCCTTATGttaattttgttgtaaaGCGCTTCTTTTTGGGATTCTATTAGCATCTTCTGGGTTATCTCTCCTACAAAGCTATACCTAATCCTTAGATACTCgtttattgtaaacaaGTGGGATTTGCTCTCTGCCTCTACTTTAAGTATCGCTGCCCGTCTTAGTGAGCTATTTCTAGACCCAtctaatgttttataaatattcagaAGCATACTTTCGCTTCTATCTTCGATACTTATGAGGCCTCTGCCCATTTCGGATCTAGGAAGGTATAGTCTTTCCTTGCAGGCTGGCTGCAGATGGACCTGGTACTTGATAAGTACCTGTCGGATATCAAAATCGAGACTTTTGAAATCTATTGgttctaattttaataatcctACATGATAGTTTATTACTGATATTGCATGCTCGTTTATAGCTCGAATCATATTCTTACCATTTAATTGAGTCTTGCACAGTTTTTCAACCCTCTGTAGGATCTCACTTCTTACTTTTTCAAAAGTCTCTCTTTTGATACCAAACCAcaataaaagtattttaaataaaaaacatttaaaacaGGCAGGCAGAAGCCAGCCtcacttttttattatgaataaaataaatgattaattttttgatcagcataacattatattaaaaagtgCCAATTATTTATTCCAAGTTTTTCCACCTTACAAAATtgcttattttttactaattgtaaatttaagTGGGGCTTAATAATGAATTCAgtaattattattgtatGTACTTTGTGTTGAAATGCCATTTACTACTCTTTATCTTTGTAATACCCAGttctaaaatatagaaaGAATTGTTTTTTGGAATTTATTAACCCCTCTtcatcaaaattttaaaaaaatttatccaTCATAAAgtagaaatttattgttcTAAATGGTAATATTCTATTCAATTTATAACTGTTTTACAATGGATTTCTTGGATATATGCGACTTAGGAGGGTTCCTTGAATAACTAGAATcttaatgttttattaatatatgaCTAAAacggaaaaataaaagctgtaaataaatattataatcacttttcaaaataaaaatttgaagctagttctaaaaaattcttgtTTGATTTTTACTCTTCTTTTTAGTagcttttaattttctaaattgtttatttgtcTGTTTTTAATCAAACAAACGATGTAAATAGTATTTGTCTAGCTATACTAAGCCCGTCTCGTCTGCTGTGAGTCCTCTGAGCAATcagttttacaaaaataatataaaagattaaCTCTACGTTTTTTTGTTACTACAATAATATACTTTGTAAGACTACACTTTCTATaatttcatatattttagatttaaaattcatttttcgATTATTGTTGGTAAACTTTGatgctaaattttttatagaatcatctattataattttttaaacctCTCTTCCGTAAAATTGCAATACAATATAaccttttaaaaatagaaaaaatataggaATTTcgctaaaaatatttgctaaattttaattacattttagtttttttaaaattatattttctaatgttttttgtattgcttttttatgtttttaaaaattttatcttcaaAAACTggcataaaaaatattaaaaactcGTTTTTAAACGCAAAAGATTATTagtatattaaaaaaacgcgaaacatttagaaaaagaattttGGATTTTACCACGAAATTCAAATCAGACAAATGTAcgtttaaaattaattttacaaatgttATTGTATTATAATTGAATAATCACACAATAGATATTGGAATATTTTGCacttttttgtaaaataaaaatcttgatcttttttttaaattcttttgcATAAATGACAATccaaagaaaatatttaaatagaGATAAAAAAGACATATCTCTCTTTTAAACGTTTAGTTTAAACTGGCATTAGATTACTTCAATAGTTTGATAATAATGAACAATTAAACttattaaatctaaaaaataaaatttcaaaaattctACATAATAATTTACTTATTGTTAAAAAGAGGCATTTAGTTTACGgcaagataaaaaatatatttgttttttcgaacgagtaaatttatttttatgatctAAATCACTACTTTACTTTATCAAATCTATTCTTATTTACAAAACTGatcaaaataaaggaaATAATGTATGAATTTCGAAAAcctatataataaatttttatcttgatcgttaaattaaatttttagtaaatgAACGAATTAACGTAAGTATAAATaccattaaaaaatatcccaCATGATTAGTATTAAAGTTTTGCTCTGGATTTCAATGGTAAAGCCTGATCTAAGAAAAGagatatataataattttaaagacgaattagaaattaaacTAGACATTGGTGATTTCATTACCattgataaaaatgaattgcATGAACTAGAATATATTGAATTTGAAGAAACTCTTGATAGttatatcataaattttaagacGACCATATCTGAGTTTGTGTTGGAAATTAGAAATGATAAATGTATATCGGATGTATCTagtcaaatttataaagaaatcaAAACTTATTATGGATTATCATCTTACCCTAGATTGTTGGTGTATAACCAAAATAATCTTCCGTTAAGTAaatctattaaaaaaataatcaatacTTTGAAGACATTAAATAGACATAGCAATAATGCTAAACCCAAAGATTACTGTTTTGATGATATTATTGAAAAGAGTAGTATGTTATATGACGCtatgatatttattatgaatAACATTGATGAAAATGCATATTTTAACGAATTACGTTATGTCAAAAGAgataatacattttttattaatttatttttccatAATAATGATCTCCTTTACTATTTCGAAATTGATGTTAAAAACCTcaatttaagaaaaatttttcgtGAAAAGGTACTAAAGTctcttaaaaatatcaactTTAATCAAGAAATAATTagatatgtttttaaattatatggcATCAATGAACTAAGTAATATCATCAATGATTTCCACTATAAACTCCAAAGATCAAATGATAGAGTATTAGTagtatttaataaatatggaAATACATCTGAAAAGGATTTAACTGAACATAATGCTCATATAATTAATGATGGTATGGGTTCGATGCATAAAAGTGTGTTATCAGAAGAAGGattaaaagaattaaataaaattcataaatatCTAGatacaataataattagaGAATTTGAGcatatagaaatattttaccgACTGATTGAAAGTAATTGTCTCGTAGAAATGCTACTAGAAAGAATTTTGTTTAACACTGGTAAAGGACTaaatatattctttatcaatttttgtctaaatattaatttgttgTGCAAAAATGATCTAATAGTTTTTAATGAGAATTCCTTCGTGAATCAAAATTCAGACAAGACTCTTTGCGTTAAAGATATAactaaaaagaagaaaatactACATAGAATTGTTGATTTTCtaacaaattataaatttagtaATAGCTATTTGATTAAAACCTGTCTATTTATTGAGGCTGAAactattttaaatgaaaaagaaGATTCAGGCAAAGAAGtatttcaaatattaaagattATTGGAAATATAGTTGGTCAAGAAAATATAGCAAATaccttttatttaaaaaaaaaagaatctAAATCATATGATCTAATTGCAATATATGAGAACATGTTCTATCATAAGGGGCTTATTTTTCATTGTATTACACGTATGTGGGAGAAAATCTTTGAAACTATATCTTTTGTGATCGGAGTTGAAAACGTAGTAAATATCGAAggatttaattttaaatttaataatgaaaatagAGATTGTTCCTTTGTTGACATCGATgaagtaaataaatataggGATGACTTATCAAGAAAACTTGGAAAACGAGTTTAAGAACTTGAACAAAGGTATAAATAcctttgttttaaattgtatataaaattgttacattaaatttataatttaaagtaTTGTTCattgaatatttagaaaatatattatttttttctttttttttacagaaTTTGAAATACGTTTAACATATCTATACTAagtctttattttttaaaataaacaagttataaaatcaatattaaaaatgaaatttttatatttattagataTCCATATGtagttcaaaaaaattatgtaatttttgttgTCGAATACTATAAATTAACACGAGACGACATGGAATGTCGATAAAACAATCTTTCTagagatttataaaacttttattgaaaaattattatactaATAGATAATATGTGTTGGAAAGGGCTACGAAATTAATTtgtattgaaaaatttaataatagatataataaatttgtcctaaatatatatatatatatatatatggtTTATTTGAACTACATATTGTAATATTATAGAGAGATTTGAGAATAATTTAAGTTGAAAATCCTATGTACACACAGCTACTCGGCCATAAGAATATCTAGTAGTACAATACGCACACAAGCTTttacttattttataacatgaaatacaaaaaaaaacttgatCAGTATCgagtaaaaaatacatcaGATAAAAGAATCAGAATGCTGTCAAGGTAAAAGTAGCAATAGGGCTTTTGATAATATAGAATATAGTTGTGAAAATGCGACACTTCTGTTTTACATATCAAAAGGGAATGTGGACCATAAAGAACAACATGTTAGACGAAATAACTTTGATTTCGATCTCTGCATATATAACATATGGAATAtactttataaatatcttatttttagacTTTTGTCTAATTATATGTACAAACAAGTGCTTTATAAGGATTACTTCATTCTTGTTTCAACGTGATAAGTAATGCACACAAATATTTCTCAGACAAATCATTTCTAAACGCGATTTTGGCAgcttaaaattaatagtTAAAAAAAGTTGATAAAATGCAGTctctataatattaaaccAATTACATCTGTTTATGTGGTTTATACTTATATTACATATAACATTAAAACAAccttaataattttaaaataataaatatttataaaaacttatatttatgatgaaatatttatccGAAATATTTGcctttttattgtattttaatgcattatatatttcaaGATGATTCATATAAGCATTTCGTTGTAATCTTATGAATTAATAAGAATGTAAACCAGGAGAtgaaattgtaaaaatcttttttaatacatattttttgtattttttgacTAATAACCAATATTAgatatttctttatctataaacattaaataatattatttaaaagtcTAATTTGgtgtaaataaatatgtgTTCGAATCACAtgaaaaaagagaaatataaatttataactcTTAAACAGATATGTTATCGGaaaattatacatttttaGGGCTTtggttgttttttttacatgCCATGGTTCGTTTAAAAACtggtattttttttcttaataaaaaaaactattgaCTGCAATAACTTCTAATAGgtcattaaaaaatcttaaattACTATTTATTTGTCGTATGATTTCTTTCTTGTCTAACTGTtcttttagaatttttataaaatattcaattttCTCTTTTCAAAGACATACTACAAAAAACCTTCTGAATGATCCTATTGAGGCTTAATTAGgtatattttacaattttttcttgaattttcttttaaatacatatttattattaataaatgtttatctataaatattgtttgTGCCTATAAATTAAGTCTTTGAATGTTTTATGACTGTAATTCCGATATACAGTCGTCAATATATCTTCTATCATAAATGTCTCTTCAAACCATTTTTTTGGTTtctatttttcaataatagATTCTAATTGATATTCTAGaattttcttgtatataacgtaaaaacatttatctaataatgattttttatgcaTACTCTTTATACAATATATTCCTCTTTGATTTGAATTTCTTCCCGTGTATTTGCTTTTGacttttttcttaaaaaatattataattttctaacTTGGCAGAATCGAGCTTTAGATTAAAGATGacattatatattttttcttatatactTTTTCAACCgatttttgtaataattaACATTGATAGAGCTAGAACGAGAGAACATCCTAATTACATACAGAGGTCttttattacttttttttctatataaaCCACAAAAATCATTGTTTACATATACtatgttaaaaatttctaattttttattgtgaTTTTTGatacctaacctaccttattcttttttaatttttttgccaAAACAATGTCcctatatatataaatatttggaataataaaaatttacttacttaaattttattattatttttttgcttctaacaataaacaaaaggcaataaaataaaaattagtaGAAAGAAATAGTTTTTAGATTTCAGCTAACAGATTGAAGTTGAGATCTTAAACATTACCCCGTATTTTTTGTTACGCATTATATTATgcaaagtattttttttctatcatattttttccatacattttataagcaaatattatatttaatggGGTACCCTTATTATTTATgattcttttaataaaaaatcgattttattatttttttttttaatatattgtaaaacGTTTTAATAGCTTTAGTTTTTTCATTGCTATgttaaatagaaaatattcattataattctgtaaaaattcattttttgtttaattttattcctggtcaatttttttttaacaaaatcGTATTGAATATAcatttgtatttaaaaataatctcTCAAAAGCCATTTGTG
Proteins encoded in this window:
- a CDS encoding FCP1 domain-containing protein; translation: MEGFLLVFDINDTLISKIKKTDKYVLDSLTDNQKNNTYSCNNHILLKRPLTDLLVKFLEIHNINYVFWSTSMKHNIKKMIPYLEEIGYNFHLGYFGQEECEEGIITEKIKQKII